The Flammeovirgaceae bacterium genome contains a region encoding:
- a CDS encoding VWA domain-containing protein, producing MKQILLDASFGFILLCLAGGLAYAALMYYRVKHPWSNTLNRMLFALRALLSVFLFFLLLSPIVKQIETTMEKPVVVILRDNSLSVAEVIDSVSLKALAVKTSGLMDGLSKRDFEPVKFDLQGNDFAGEKYTSPSTNIHEALRKVGNRFEGRRIEGVVLISDGIYNTGLSPLYGDYNFPVYTVGLGDTLQRADLAVKDVLYNKIAYQGNQFLLRAEISATGFRQEQVVVSLVHKGSVIERQSKTVMNDGFIPVEFKPVAAEEGLQRWDVVVERKPGESNLKNNQATVFIEVIKGKKKILLVGGAPHPDVKALRSVIEKNANYELVLHIPPVSEAEPALLQPDAVDLIIFHQVPDVRGRHRELFQWAMTGRTPVLLILGSQTDWNQLGQYNLPLRFEQPPRQFDEVTPVINPNFSLFALSAEAGSTFNAFPPVSVHFGKIQPVAQAMPLLMQKVGSLVTDKPLLVVENSETRKTGMMLGEGLWRWRLHEYSKTENTAVFDEFFGKLIQFLSTADDNRKFRCFPVKQQFSETEAVVFESQLFNDIFEPVYGNTIDLEITDEQGKRAQYSYITSPGNTRYSLSGLKEGVYRYKAATVVNGARNEVRGQFLVTAQQLELLNLTADFDLLRKLAANTGGRFYPVNRFDELQNELTALEARGILRSNERYRPIINMPVIFMLLVLLVGTEWFLRKYFGGY from the coding sequence ATGAAGCAAATTCTGCTCGATGCCTCTTTTGGTTTTATCCTGCTGTGCCTGGCGGGCGGGCTTGCGTATGCCGCCCTCATGTATTACCGGGTTAAACATCCGTGGAGCAATACGTTAAACCGCATGCTGTTCGCCCTGCGGGCATTGCTTTCCGTATTTCTTTTTTTCCTGTTGCTGAGCCCTATTGTTAAACAGATTGAAACTACAATGGAGAAACCGGTAGTTGTTATTCTGCGCGACAACTCCTTGTCGGTTGCCGAAGTAATTGACTCAGTTTCATTAAAAGCGCTCGCTGTCAAAACTTCCGGGTTAATGGATGGGTTAAGCAAGCGCGATTTTGAACCCGTTAAATTCGATTTACAGGGCAATGATTTTGCCGGTGAAAAGTACACCTCGCCAAGCACCAACATCCATGAAGCTTTGCGTAAAGTTGGTAACCGTTTTGAAGGCCGGAGGATTGAAGGCGTGGTGCTGATTTCAGATGGCATTTACAATACCGGGCTTTCTCCGCTCTATGGCGATTACAACTTTCCGGTGTACACCGTTGGGCTTGGTGATACGTTACAACGGGCCGACCTGGCTGTAAAAGATGTGTTGTATAACAAAATTGCTTACCAGGGAAACCAGTTTCTGCTGCGTGCAGAAATTTCGGCTACCGGCTTTCGCCAGGAGCAGGTTGTTGTTTCGCTTGTACACAAAGGCTCGGTTATTGAACGACAAAGCAAAACTGTTATGAATGACGGATTTATTCCGGTGGAATTCAAACCGGTGGCTGCGGAAGAGGGCCTTCAGCGCTGGGATGTGGTGGTGGAACGAAAACCCGGAGAAAGCAACCTCAAAAACAACCAGGCTACGGTGTTTATCGAAGTAATAAAAGGAAAGAAAAAAATACTGCTGGTGGGCGGGGCGCCCCATCCTGATGTGAAAGCGTTGCGGTCGGTTATTGAAAAGAATGCCAATTATGAACTTGTTCTGCACATACCGCCCGTGAGCGAAGCCGAACCTGCGTTGCTGCAACCAGATGCTGTTGACCTTATTATTTTCCATCAGGTGCCCGATGTGCGGGGCCGCCACCGCGAACTATTTCAGTGGGCGATGACGGGACGTACACCGGTATTATTAATACTGGGCAGCCAAACCGACTGGAACCAGCTTGGCCAGTACAACCTGCCGTTAAGATTTGAACAACCACCCCGTCAATTTGATGAAGTAACACCGGTTATCAACCCGAATTTTTCACTGTTTGCTCTTTCGGCCGAGGCGGGCTCAACGTTCAATGCGTTTCCACCGGTGAGTGTGCACTTTGGAAAGATTCAACCGGTGGCTCAGGCTATGCCCCTGCTCATGCAAAAGGTGGGCAGCCTGGTTACCGATAAGCCGCTGCTGGTGGTTGAAAATTCCGAAACCCGAAAAACCGGTATGATGCTCGGTGAAGGGTTGTGGCGCTGGCGCCTGCATGAATATTCAAAAACCGAAAACACGGCTGTGTTCGATGAGTTTTTCGGCAAGCTTATTCAGTTTCTTTCTACGGCCGATGACAATCGCAAATTCCGGTGTTTTCCGGTGAAGCAGCAATTTTCAGAGACGGAAGCGGTGGTGTTCGAGAGCCAGTTGTTTAACGATATTTTTGAACCTGTTTACGGCAATACCATTGACCTGGAGATAACCGATGAACAGGGAAAACGCGCTCAATACAGTTACATTACGAGCCCCGGAAACACACGGTATTCACTGAGCGGATTGAAGGAGGGTGTGTACCGGTACAAAGCTGCCACCGTAGTGAATGGTGCACGCAATGAAGTACGCGGGCAGTTTCTTGTAACGGCCCAGCAACTTGAGTTGCTTAACCTGACGGCCGATTTTGATTTGCTGCGGAAACTTGCAGCCAATACTGGCGGCCGGTTTTACCCGGTAAACCGGTTTGATGAGTTACAAAACGAACTGACCGCCCTTGAAGCGCGGGGCATCCTGCGCAGTAACGAGCGCTACCGGCCGATCATTAACATGCCTGTGATTTTCATGCTGCTGGTGCTGCTGGTAGGCACGGAGTGGTTTTTAAGAAAATATTTTGGGGGGTATTAA
- a CDS encoding replication-associated recombination protein A — protein MLFQAKHPLAERMRPSKLEDLVGQLHLTGSNGIIRKAIQSGNIPSMILWGPPGTGKTTLANIIAHEVKRPFYTLSAISSGVKDIREVIDRARQSGKSILFIDEIHRFNKSQQDALLGAVEKGIVILIGATTENPSFEVNSALLSRCQVYTLNPLSADDLLLLINQAMSKDEELKKRTINLEEHAALFRLSGGDARKVLNLLELIVDSVPANPVIITDELATQVAQKKIAVYDKSGEQHYDIISAFIKSIRGSDPNAALYYLARMVEGGEDVKFIARRMVILASEDIGNANPNALVLATSTFQAVDVIGYPEARIILAQCAVYLACSPKSNASYVAIEEAIRVVNETGDLPVPLSIRNTPTNLMKELGYGKGYKYAHQFEGNFADMEFLPEQVSGTKLYEPGNNPREEELRKYLRSLWKEKYGY, from the coding sequence ATGCTCTTCCAGGCAAAACACCCGCTGGCCGAACGCATGCGTCCTTCAAAACTGGAGGACCTGGTGGGGCAGTTACATCTAACCGGTTCAAACGGAATTATCCGCAAGGCCATTCAGTCGGGCAATATACCTTCCATGATTTTGTGGGGTCCTCCCGGTACGGGTAAAACAACCCTGGCCAACATCATTGCCCATGAAGTGAAAAGACCTTTTTACACGCTTAGCGCCATCAGTTCGGGCGTTAAAGACATCCGCGAGGTGATTGATCGTGCGCGGCAGTCGGGCAAATCCATTCTGTTTATTGATGAAATTCATCGCTTTAATAAATCACAGCAGGATGCGCTGCTGGGTGCTGTTGAAAAAGGAATTGTTATACTGATAGGAGCAACAACCGAAAACCCATCGTTTGAAGTAAACTCCGCCTTGCTTTCACGCTGCCAGGTGTACACGCTCAACCCGCTTTCTGCGGATGATCTCCTGTTATTGATTAACCAGGCAATGAGCAAAGACGAAGAACTGAAAAAGCGAACAATAAACCTGGAAGAACATGCCGCATTGTTTCGGTTATCGGGTGGTGATGCACGAAAGGTACTTAACCTGCTTGAGCTGATTGTGGATTCCGTTCCGGCTAACCCGGTTATTATTACCGATGAATTGGCCACACAGGTGGCCCAGAAAAAAATTGCTGTTTATGATAAAAGCGGTGAACAGCACTATGATATCATCTCCGCATTCATCAAATCCATCCGCGGCAGCGATCCGAACGCTGCCCTCTATTACCTGGCCCGCATGGTGGAAGGCGGAGAGGACGTAAAATTCATCGCCCGCAGGATGGTTATCCTCGCCTCGGAAGACATTGGCAACGCCAACCCCAATGCGCTGGTACTGGCCACCAGTACCTTTCAGGCGGTAGATGTGATTGGTTACCCGGAAGCGCGGATTATCCTGGCACAATGCGCGGTTTACCTGGCCTGTTCGCCCAAAAGCAATGCAAGTTATGTGGCGATTGAGGAAGCCATTCGTGTAGTAAATGAAACCGGTGATTTGCCCGTGCCGTTATCCATTCGCAATACGCCTACCAACCTGATGAAAGAACTGGGTTATGGTAAGGGCTACAAATACGCGCACCAATTTGAGGGAAATTTTGCCGACATGGAATTTCTGCCGGAGCAGGTGAGCGGGACAAAACTTTATGAACCGGGCAACAATCCGCGCGAAGAAGAGTTAAGAAAGTACCTTCGCAGCCTGTGGAAAGAAAAATATGGTTACTAA